The following proteins are encoded in a genomic region of Arcobacter suis CECT 7833:
- a CDS encoding aldo/keto reductase family protein, protein MKIPNMIYGTAWKKENTTNLVFEALKQGFKGIDTACQPKHYREDLVGLGLQKAYEIGIKREDLFLQTKFTPIDGQDQTNMPYLESDEIEVQVEKSFEKSKKNLKTDFINAYILHSPVYPGSKLQKVWQKMEEFYDKKEVGALGISNCYDLDVLKYLYNNAKVKPTIVQNRFYAQSGYDKDLRAFCKQHNITYESFWSLTANPNILSHEVLQNLALKYKKGVAEIFYRFLNHIDIVPLNGTTSTKHMIEDLKISGFELTNEEIKQISSFLN, encoded by the coding sequence ATGAAAATACCAAATATGATTTATGGAACAGCTTGGAAAAAAGAAAATACAACAAATTTAGTTTTTGAAGCTTTAAAACAAGGTTTTAAAGGCATTGATACCGCATGTCAACCAAAACATTACAGAGAAGATTTAGTTGGTCTTGGTTTACAAAAAGCGTATGAAATAGGAATAAAAAGAGAAGATTTATTTTTACAAACAAAATTTACTCCAATTGATGGACAAGACCAAACTAATATGCCATATTTAGAAAGTGATGAAATAGAAGTACAAGTAGAAAAATCCTTTGAAAAATCTAAAAAAAATCTAAAAACTGACTTTATAAACGCTTATATTTTACATTCACCCGTATATCCAGGAAGTAAACTTCAAAAAGTTTGGCAAAAAATGGAAGAGTTTTATGACAAAAAAGAAGTAGGGGCTTTGGGAATTAGTAATTGTTATGATTTAGATGTTTTAAAATATTTATACAATAACGCAAAAGTAAAACCAACTATTGTCCAAAACAGATTTTATGCTCAATCAGGTTATGACAAAGATTTAAGAGCTTTTTGTAAACAGCATAACATCACTTATGAGAGTTTTTGGTCACTAACTGCAAATCCAAATATTCTTTCACATGAAGTTTTACAAAATCTAGCACTCAAATATAAAAAAGGTGTAGCTGAAATCTTTTATAGATTTTTAAATCATATAGATATTGTTCCGCTAAATGGCACAACTTCAACAAAACATATGATTGAAGATTTGAAAATTAGTGGTTTTGAACTTACAAATGAAGAAATTAAACAAATTTCCAGTTTTTTAAACTAA
- a CDS encoding DMT family transporter, which translates to MTQTLKAHFLVLFATFLVAGSFIASSKLSGVIDSISLTLFRFFLASLFLSPVVLLNKKLREKIISTMPRAMIISLFYSLYFISFFKALETTTALNAGTLYTLVPLITAVFCVFIFKDKISFYQMILYFIGIIGTCIVVFKGNLELFLSFSLNYGDFIFLFATVFMALYSISLKFLHKKDDELFVLVFTTLLGGCIWMFLALEIFNIPLEWEKIEGDLIFYMAYLVIGATLTTVYLYQKSSIILGPKKLMAYIYLNPAAVAVLMYIFERKLITSWILVGIIISTFATIVLLKQK; encoded by the coding sequence TTGACTCAAACACTTAAAGCTCATTTTTTAGTACTTTTTGCTACTTTTTTAGTAGCTGGTTCTTTTATTGCTTCTTCTAAACTTTCAGGAGTGATTGATTCTATTTCACTTACTTTGTTTAGATTTTTTTTAGCTTCTTTGTTTTTATCACCAGTGGTTCTTTTAAACAAAAAACTTAGAGAAAAAATTATTTCTACAATGCCTCGTGCCATGATTATTAGTCTATTTTACTCTTTATATTTTATCTCATTTTTCAAAGCTTTAGAGACAACAACTGCTTTAAATGCTGGAACTTTATATACTTTAGTTCCTTTAATAACTGCAGTTTTTTGTGTTTTTATATTTAAAGATAAAATTAGTTTTTATCAGATGATTTTATATTTTATTGGAATAATTGGTACTTGTATTGTTGTTTTTAAAGGAAATTTAGAATTATTCTTGAGTTTTTCTTTGAATTATGGAGATTTTATTTTCTTGTTTGCAACGGTTTTTATGGCTTTGTATTCTATTTCATTAAAATTTCTTCATAAAAAAGATGATGAACTTTTTGTATTAGTTTTTACAACTTTACTTGGTGGTTGCATTTGGATGTTTTTAGCTTTAGAAATTTTTAATATACCTTTAGAGTGGGAAAAAATAGAAGGAGATTTGATTTTTTATATGGCTTATTTAGTAATTGGGGCGACTTTAACAACTGTGTATTTATATCAAAAATCTTCAATTATATTAGGTCCTAAAAAACTTATGGCATATATATATTTAAATCCAGCAGCGGTTGCTGTATTGATGTATATATTTGAAAGAAAACTTATAACATCTTGGATTTTAGTGGGAATTATAATCTCAACATTTGCTACAATAGTTCTATTAAAACAAAAATAA
- the sugE gene encoding quaternary ammonium compound efflux SMR transporter SugE codes for MSTNWVILIIAGLFEIFWAIGLKYTDGFSKLIPSILTILSMLISVWLLSISLKTLPLGTAYAVWVGIGTVGTVIAGIILFNDSVNLLRIISILFIILGIIGLKITTS; via the coding sequence ATGAGTACAAATTGGGTTATTCTTATAATTGCTGGATTATTTGAAATATTCTGGGCAATAGGTCTTAAATATACGGATGGTTTTAGCAAACTAATACCTAGCATTTTAACTATACTTTCAATGCTTATAAGTGTTTGGTTACTAAGTATTTCACTAAAAACTCTTCCTCTTGGAACTGCTTACGCTGTTTGGGTTGGAATTGGAACAGTTGGTACAGTAATAGCTGGTATAATTCTTTTTAATGATTCTGTTAATTTACTTAGAATTATAAGTATTCTTTTTATTATTCTTGGTATTATTGGATTAAAAATCACTACTTCTTAA
- a CDS encoding SLC13 family permease — translation MIKNILFFLIPLVIYISLSNFIVDEKNVILVTLLITVIIFWATSIIPDYQTSLIFLFTSLIFSLSSKDIIFSGFSSSAFWLVFAGMLIASAIKNVKLSERFSTFFTNIKNPSYLSILIYINIFSLLFSFIMPSSLGRIVLLIPIAAIIAKNFGFKEHDNGYVGIMLAFIFSTVIPAFAILPANVPNMILSGLTHEIYGFELLYSHYLVANFFVLGFIKNIIIVAMIYFMYHDTVKPSILKSEKNLLSKDEKIVIGTTLMMLLFWTTDFIHGISASVIAIVGVLFLANPAINIIKNKDLNSINFASLLLVASIISLGNIVANNDYIKEILNTTINHFEPTSYEILNQIIISLFMAISGIFITQPSIPAIFTPMAEHISLISNFSLNEVIMMEVTAFSTIFLPFQSPPIIIGLALANIKQTKGVKFLLILAVITIIFLFPLQYFWMQLVKNII, via the coding sequence TTGATTAAAAATATTCTATTCTTTCTTATTCCTTTAGTCATTTATATTAGTTTATCAAACTTCATTGTAGATGAAAAAAATGTGATTTTAGTAACTTTACTTATAACAGTTATTATTTTTTGGGCAACTTCAATAATACCTGATTATCAAACTTCGCTAATTTTTTTATTTACAAGTTTAATATTTTCTTTAAGTAGCAAAGATATTATTTTTTCAGGATTTTCATCTTCTGCATTTTGGCTTGTATTTGCTGGAATGTTAATAGCAAGTGCTATAAAAAATGTAAAATTAAGTGAGAGATTTTCAACTTTTTTTACCAATATAAAAAATCCAAGTTATTTAAGTATTTTGATTTATATAAATATTTTTTCTTTATTATTTAGTTTTATTATGCCTTCAAGCTTAGGAAGAATTGTACTTTTAATTCCAATTGCAGCTATTATTGCCAAAAACTTTGGATTTAAAGAACATGATAATGGTTATGTTGGAATCATGTTAGCTTTTATTTTTTCAACAGTAATTCCTGCTTTTGCAATTTTACCTGCAAATGTACCAAACATGATATTAAGTGGATTAACCCATGAAATCTATGGTTTTGAGCTTTTATATTCGCACTATTTAGTTGCAAACTTTTTTGTTTTAGGTTTTATAAAAAATATAATTATTGTTGCTATGATTTATTTTATGTATCACGATACAGTAAAACCTTCTATTTTAAAAAGTGAAAAAAATCTTTTATCAAAAGATGAAAAAATAGTTATTGGTACAACGCTTATGATGCTACTTTTTTGGACTACAGATTTTATTCATGGTATTTCTGCAAGTGTAATTGCTATTGTTGGTGTTTTATTTTTAGCAAATCCAGCTATAAATATCATAAAAAACAAAGATTTAAATAGCATAAATTTTGCTTCTTTACTTTTAGTTGCTTCGATTATTAGCCTTGGAAATATAGTTGCAAATAATGATTACATAAAAGAGATTCTAAATACAACTATTAATCATTTTGAACCAACAAGTTATGAGATACTAAATCAAATAATTATTAGTTTATTTATGGCTATTAGTGGTATATTTATAACTCAACCATCAATTCCAGCAATTTTTACACCAATGGCAGAACATATAAGTTTAATAAGTAATTTTAGTTTAAATGAAGTAATTATGATGGAAGTAACAGCATTTTCAACTATATTTTTACCATTTCAATCACCACCAATAATAATTGGTTTAGCTTTAGCAAATATCAAACAAACTAAAGGGGTTAAGTTTTTATTGATACTTGCTGTTATTACTATAATTTTTTTATTTCCATTACAATATTTCTGGATGCAACTTGTAAAAAATATAATTTAG
- a CDS encoding NAD(P)H-dependent oxidoreductase — MKKVLINLVHPNIDESRVNKFLSQTAQKEENVTVNNLYAKYPDFKIDVEKEQELLLQNDVIIFQFPMYWLSSPALLKEWLDVVFTYNFAYGENYKLEGKKFVIAVSTGSGIAQYSSTGSNKHSVEEFLTPFVGTANYIKMDYQNPFVTYETFVISDEQLEESAKNYVEYIKNISK, encoded by the coding sequence ATGAAGAAAGTATTAATCAACCTAGTTCATCCAAATATAGATGAGTCAAGAGTAAATAAATTTTTAAGTCAAACAGCTCAAAAAGAAGAGAATGTAACAGTAAATAATTTATATGCAAAATATCCAGATTTTAAAATAGATGTAGAAAAAGAACAAGAATTACTTTTACAAAATGATGTAATTATTTTCCAATTTCCAATGTATTGGTTAAGTTCTCCAGCACTTTTAAAAGAGTGGTTAGATGTAGTTTTTACTTATAATTTTGCTTATGGAGAAAACTATAAACTTGAAGGTAAAAAGTTTGTTATTGCTGTAAGTACAGGAAGTGGAATAGCACAATACAGCTCAACAGGAAGTAATAAACATTCAGTTGAAGAGTTTTTAACTCCATTTGTTGGAACTGCAAATTATATAAAAATGGATTATCAAAATCCTTTTGTTACTTATGAAACATTTGTTATAAGTGATGAACAACTTGAAGAATCTGCAAAAAATTATGTGGAATATATAAAAAACATTTCAAAATAA
- a CDS encoding winged helix-turn-helix transcriptional regulator, translating into MIKLNGKQYECPSKIPMDLVDDKWKFLILWNLSTKPLRISELSEKISDTSQRTLSRKLKALEEVSLVQRVVFPEVPPKVEYSLTIHGERLLEIFTIMAKWGEQYAKDMDAIIE; encoded by the coding sequence ATGATAAAACTAAATGGAAAACAATACGAATGTCCAAGTAAAATACCTATGGATTTAGTTGATGATAAATGGAAATTTTTAATACTTTGGAATTTATCTACAAAACCATTACGAATTAGTGAATTATCAGAAAAAATTTCCGACACTTCACAAAGAACTTTAAGCAGAAAACTAAAAGCTTTAGAAGAAGTATCTCTGGTACAAAGAGTTGTTTTTCCAGAAGTTCCACCAAAAGTTGAATATTCACTAACAATTCATGGGGAAAGACTTCTTGAAATATTTACAATAATGGCTAAATGGGGAGAACAATATGCTAAAGATATGGATGCGATAATAGAATAA
- a CDS encoding Crp/Fnr family transcriptional regulator: MKELYYEQFRNICKQYYDFNNENFERLKNITFLKEVKKGEILLDNYSKAKYIYFICKGILRTYYLGENGEIYTKNLFSENYFSASKVSLLTKEDSYLNIEALEDCTLIFIDFEKYKELIDKYNEFKTFYINYLEKNWVIIKEKNEISLILDDATIRYENFIKNNPNIENRIAKHHIANHLGITPTQLSRIRKKLNK; encoded by the coding sequence ATGAAAGAGTTGTATTATGAGCAGTTTAGAAATATATGTAAACAATATTATGATTTTAATAATGAGAATTTTGAAAGACTCAAAAATATCACTTTTTTAAAAGAGGTAAAAAAAGGTGAAATTTTACTTGATAATTATTCAAAAGCAAAATATATCTATTTTATTTGTAAAGGGATTTTACGAACTTATTATTTAGGTGAGAATGGTGAGATTTATACTAAAAATCTTTTTAGTGAGAATTATTTTTCAGCTTCAAAGGTTTCACTTCTTACAAAAGAAGATTCATATCTAAATATAGAAGCTTTGGAAGATTGTACGCTTATTTTTATAGATTTTGAAAAATATAAAGAGTTGATAGATAAATACAATGAATTTAAAACTTTTTATATAAATTATTTAGAAAAAAACTGGGTAATAATAAAAGAAAAAAATGAGATTTCTCTAATTCTTGATGATGCAACAATAAGATATGAGAATTTTATAAAAAATAATCCAAATATCGAAAATAGAATAGCCAAGCACCATATCGCAAATCATTTAGGCATAACTCCAACTCAATTAAGCCGAATTAGAAAAAAGTTAAATAAATAA
- a CDS encoding TetR/AcrR family transcriptional regulator → MENNTRKNLIDSAFSEIYSNGYQGASLTTILKNAKVHKGSMYHFFENKKDMALVCIKEKIYERFVQRYSLILALESGYLEAFINGLKDTSQRDFNKGCPIANIVQEMSNIDEDFKVLMEEIYQSFRKNIKDILDISIQKNEMKACDTTKLALYIASTLEGAILSAKATGNIQDYVDVVDILSSYIMSFKKS, encoded by the coding sequence ATGGAAAATAATACAAGAAAAAATTTAATAGATTCAGCCTTTAGTGAGATTTATTCAAATGGCTATCAAGGTGCATCATTAACTACAATATTAAAAAATGCAAAGGTACATAAAGGTTCAATGTACCATTTTTTTGAAAATAAAAAAGATATGGCATTGGTTTGTATAAAAGAGAAAATCTACGAACGATTTGTACAAAGATATTCTTTGATTTTAGCCTTAGAATCAGGCTATTTAGAAGCTTTTATAAATGGCTTAAAAGATACAAGCCAAAGGGATTTTAACAAAGGTTGTCCTATTGCAAATATTGTGCAAGAGATGTCAAATATTGATGAAGATTTCAAAGTTTTAATGGAAGAGATTTATCAATCATTTAGAAAAAATATAAAAGATATTTTAGATATTTCAATACAAAAAAATGAGATGAAAGCGTGTGATACAACAAAACTTGCGCTTTATATAGCTTCAACTTTAGAAGGTGCAATATTATCTGCAAAAGCTACTGGAAATATCCAAGATTATGTAGATGTTGTTGATATTTTATCTTCATATATAATGTCATTTAAAAAGAGTTAA
- a CDS encoding carboxymuconolactone decarboxylase family protein, whose amino-acid sequence MPIIKTYETNEVSGELLEIYNEIIKVRGSVGNNAKLFSSSPELLKQQLDFIKYYSTHPTLSMALLASIRICVSSKEECNFCIDFNTAMLVNHAKWSIEEVQSMKKDLDSSKLTQKENALLKFVINSMKDPHKVNENDMDELRKLDWQDKDIIDALNHGARMLATDILFNAFKIEDYKA is encoded by the coding sequence ATGCCAATTATAAAAACATACGAAACAAATGAAGTAAGTGGTGAATTACTTGAAATTTATAATGAAATTATCAAAGTAAGAGGAAGTGTTGGAAACAATGCAAAACTATTTAGTTCAAGTCCTGAACTTTTAAAACAGCAATTAGATTTTATAAAATATTACTCAACTCACCCTACTTTATCAATGGCACTACTTGCAAGTATTAGAATTTGTGTATCAAGTAAAGAAGAGTGTAATTTTTGTATCGATTTTAATACAGCAATGTTAGTAAACCATGCAAAATGGAGTATTGAAGAAGTACAATCAATGAAAAAAGATTTAGATAGCTCAAAATTAACGCAAAAAGAGAATGCCCTTTTGAAATTTGTAATCAACTCTATGAAAGATCCTCACAAAGTAAATGAAAATGATATGGATGAACTAAGAAAGTTGGATTGGCAAGACAAAGATATAATAGATGCACTAAATCATGGAGCTAGAATGTTAGCAACTGATATATTATTTAACGCATTTAAAATTGAAGATTATAAGGCTTGA
- a CDS encoding zinc ribbon domain-containing protein YjdM, with protein sequence MSQLPNCPKCGSEYTYEDGNLYICPECANEWSQDAAEQSSDTLVVKDANGTILQDGDDVTVIKDLKVKGSSSGIKVGTKIKGIRLVEGNDGHNIDCKVTGVGAIKLKQEFVKKS encoded by the coding sequence ATGAGTCAATTACCAAACTGCCCAAAATGCGGAAGTGAATACACTTACGAAGATGGGAATTTATATATCTGTCCTGAGTGTGCTAATGAATGGTCACAGGATGCAGCTGAGCAAAGTAGTGATACATTAGTAGTAAAAGATGCAAATGGTACTATTTTACAAGATGGAGATGATGTAACTGTTATTAAAGATTTAAAAGTTAAAGGAAGTTCATCTGGAATTAAAGTTGGTACTAAAATAAAAGGTATTAGACTTGTTGAAGGAAATGATGGTCATAACATCGACTGTAAAGTTACAGGTGTTGGAGCTATTAAATTGAAACAAGAGTTTGTTAAAAAATCTTAA
- a CDS encoding helix-hairpin-helix domain-containing protein codes for MAFQKEQKEELLKVKYVGETVVKRFEQIGINSLEDLAKSNVEEITDIVSDILGSSCWKNSPQAKKAVQNAIDFAKNHPKS; via the coding sequence ATGGCATTTCAAAAAGAGCAAAAAGAAGAACTCTTAAAAGTTAAATATGTAGGCGAAACAGTTGTTAAACGATTTGAACAAATCGGTATTAATTCTTTAGAAGATTTGGCAAAAAGTAATGTGGAAGAGATTACAGATATCGTTTCAGATATTTTAGGAAGTTCTTGTTGGAAAAATTCTCCTCAAGCAAAAAAAGCTGTTCAAAATGCAATAGATTTTGCAAAAAATCACCCTAAATCATAA
- a CDS encoding GyrI-like domain-containing protein, whose amino-acid sequence MKVKYLEKFYVAGITTRTNNKIELDETTAQIPQLWQRYVDENIESKTFNKSRNLAMFGVYNKYEKDVNSDYDYTIGVEVTKFKNAITIEKDRYLVFSKKGEFPKVVIETWHEVWDYFASKECEYERAYNFDFEKYSKDDEIEIYISIK is encoded by the coding sequence ATGAAAGTAAAATATTTAGAAAAATTTTATGTTGCGGGAATCACAACAAGAACAAACAACAAAATAGAATTAGATGAAACAACAGCACAGATACCACAACTTTGGCAAAGATATGTAGATGAAAATATTGAAAGTAAAACATTCAACAAGTCAAGAAATTTGGCTATGTTTGGAGTTTACAATAAATATGAAAAAGATGTAAATTCTGATTATGATTATACAATTGGTGTTGAAGTTACAAAATTTAAAAATGCAATTACTATAGAAAAAGATAGATATTTGGTATTTTCAAAAAAAGGTGAATTTCCAAAAGTTGTAATAGAAACTTGGCATGAAGTTTGGGACTATTTCGCTTCAAAAGAGTGTGAGTATGAAAGAGCATACAATTTTGATTTTGAAAAATATTCAAAAGATGATGAAATAGAAATATATATTTCTATAAAATAA
- a CDS encoding alpha/beta fold hydrolase gives MFTHKNNTYLQIDTAKIYYEELGDKSKDVLLFLHGGLGTIEDLGEIAKDFINDYRIIGIDSRGHGASTLGKNKLSYELIENDIYAILDYLNIKKVSIIGFSDGGIVGLRMASSNKIKVEKLVSIASSWNLDEQQKDIYKSLTAEEMKNIFSKEYDLYQKLNSEANFELLSKGLIKMWIDESSSGYPNENVKNISAKTLLIRGDNDFLTSLNSFEVLQSKLSECSILNIPFAEHEVYKEEKEIVVSYIKRFF, from the coding sequence ATGTTTACTCATAAAAATAATACTTATTTACAAATTGATACAGCAAAAATTTACTATGAAGAGTTAGGTGATAAAAGTAAAGATGTTCTTCTATTTTTACATGGTGGATTAGGAACTATTGAAGATTTAGGTGAAATAGCAAAAGATTTTATAAACGATTATAGAATTATTGGCATTGACAGTAGAGGACATGGAGCTTCTACATTAGGAAAAAATAAATTATCGTATGAACTTATAGAAAATGATATATATGCTATTTTAGATTATTTAAATATAAAAAAAGTTTCGATTATAGGTTTTAGTGATGGTGGCATTGTTGGTTTAAGAATGGCTTCTTCAAATAAAATAAAAGTTGAGAAACTCGTTTCAATTGCTTCTTCATGGAATCTTGATGAACAACAAAAAGATATATATAAATCATTAACAGCTGAAGAAATGAAAAATATTTTTTCTAAAGAGTATGATTTATATCAAAAACTAAACTCAGAAGCAAATTTTGAATTATTATCAAAAGGATTGATTAAAATGTGGATAGATGAGTCAAGTAGTGGCTATCCAAATGAAAATGTAAAAAATATTAGCGCAAAAACACTTTTAATAAGAGGAGATAATGATTTTTTAACTTCATTAAATAGTTTTGAAGTTCTTCAAAGCAAATTAAGTGAGTGCTCAATTTTAAATATCCCTTTTGCTGAACATGAAGTATATAAAGAAGAAAAAGAGATAGTTGTTTCATATATAAAAAGATTTTTCTAA
- a CDS encoding VOC family protein, producing MKSITLNLAVNDIASTIKYYQENFDFELQMLVDESKTIFDTEIKKELNYIWAMIHKDNISIMLQSVESLKEDVGVFFDNIGASLTLYIDVENVDELYLKIKDKVSIYKEIDTTWYGQREFYIKDINGYILGFASKKT from the coding sequence ATGAAATCAATAACTTTGAATTTAGCTGTTAATGATATAGCTTCAACAATAAAATACTATCAAGAAAATTTTGATTTTGAATTACAAATGCTAGTAGATGAGTCAAAAACTATTTTTGATACAGAAATCAAAAAAGAATTAAATTATATTTGGGCAATGATACATAAAGACAATATTTCAATTATGCTTCAAAGCGTTGAAAGTTTAAAAGAAGATGTTGGAGTCTTTTTTGACAATATAGGAGCTTCTTTAACTTTGTATATTGATGTTGAAAATGTTGATGAATTGTATTTAAAAATAAAAGATAAAGTAAGCATTTACAAAGAAATTGATACTACTTGGTATGGACAAAGAGAGTTTTATATCAAAGATATCAATGGTTATATTTTAGGATTTGCAAGTAAAAAAACTTGA